The DNA segment TCCCGGTGTGATGGCCTTCTTCATTGCAGCGACCGATACTAGAGGAATCGTGGCCTCCATCCTTTACTCGCGCGCGTATTCATTGGGATTGAATCGGGTAGCTGGTGCGGGAGAAAAGGAAGGGAAGGATTCGGTGGGGAGAGGAAGGCGATGACCAGCGGGACccataaggtagagagagaataGAAAGAGAGATCAGAGGGAGGGAGAAACGAACGTGGCATAGACCTGCATGGAGAGTTTAGATATGTTTGAACCAGCGTATAATCGAAGTGTTCTAAACATAGCACCTCCGGTTTAACTCTTTTAGACAAAGCAAGGATGAAAGTGTAAGCACGTACTATTCCTAGGCCTGCCTCAATATGGGGGCTGGGCAAAGAGCAGAGTTAGACAGTATTTTTCATAGCTAGCAAGTAATTTCTGTGCCTCTATTGGTTCTTTCAGTTCTTATGCAATTATTCCTTTTCAACTAGTGATACTATGTTCTTATATATTCCTGGTGATATTCCTATGACATTTGTAAGTTGCATTGTGTATCTATGTTCTTATATGTTCCTTCCACCCTGAAATTCAGCCAATGGAGATCAAGTACATAACATTAGATGATGGGAGGAAACTCTGCTTGGAATGTCTCAATTCTACAATAATGGATACTCCAGAATGCCAACACCTTTACATGGATATTCAGGAATTTTTTGAAGGTTTGAACATGAAAGTAGAACAGCAAGTTCCATTACTTTTAGTTGAGAGGCAGGCTCTGAATGAAGCAATGGAAGCTGAGAAAAATGTAAGTGACATGAAATGGTTATTTGATGTGCACAATACTCACATACTCCCAAACTCACGAGTTCTATTTTGCTTTATTTAAGGGACATCACCTTCCTGAAACCAGAGGTCTGTCTTTCTGAGGAGCAAATTGTCAGAGCGGTGAGTTCTTAAAATACTACCACGTTGCTCTGCTAATTTGACTACTGGCATAGGAAACCTTTAAGGTTTGCATGTACTGAGTGATGTAATTCTTCCAGATCTTAAAAAGACCACTGATTGGGCCAGGAAACAGAATCATCGATATGATTACAGGACCATACAAGCTGTCTCAGCCGTGTGAAGTGACTGCAATCCTCATATTATACGGCTTACCAAGGTACATTGTTTTAGCTttagttttttctcttttattgttTATTAAAGTCATCCTTCAAGAATGATGCTAGTTCCATTTTCAACCTTTGATGTGTCATGAAATCGTGATGTTCTTATGTTTGGACATAGCTAGATACCTCTTCTTATTAATGTAATTGCTACACAGATTGCAAACTGGTTCCATTCTTGCCCACGAGATGATGCATGCATATCTTCGTCTTAAAGGTACATTTATTtatgctaataatttttttgggcTTCACATGCATCCATCACTCTGCActtcttttttcaaaaaaggaaaaaggaatcATTGTTGCACTTACTGTTGACATCATTTCTTTCTGTAGGATACCGAAATCTTAGTCCTGAGGTTGAAGAAGGCATTTGTCAAGTTCTGTCCCACATGTGGCTAGAGTCAGAAATTATCGCTGGTTCTAGCGGCAACGCCGCATCTAGCTCAGCAGCATCGTCGTCCTCGTCTTCAACTCCTACCTCTTCGAAGAAGGGCGCAAAGACTGAATTCGAGAAGAAGCTTGGGGCATTCATCAAGCACCAGATTGAAACAGATTCTTCTGAGGCATATGGAGATGGCTTCAGAGCTGGCAATCGGGCTGTGGAGCGCTATGGCTTGAGACGCAcccttgatcatattaagagGACAGGGTC comes from the Phragmites australis chromosome 22, lpPhrAust1.1, whole genome shotgun sequence genome and includes:
- the LOC133905585 gene encoding LOW QUALITY PROTEIN: protein DA1-related 1-like (The sequence of the model RefSeq protein was modified relative to this genomic sequence to represent the inferred CDS: inserted 2 bases in 1 codon), with the protein product MEIKYITLDDGRKLCLECLNSTIMDTPECQHLYMDIQEFFEGLNMKVEQQVPLLLVERQALNEAMEAEKNGHHLPETRGXCLSEEQIVRAILKRPLIGPGNRIIDMITGPYKLSQPCEVTAILILYGLPRLQTGSILAHEMMHAYLRLKGYRNLSPEVEEGICQVLSHMWLESEIIAGSSGNAASSSAASSSSSSTPTSSKKGAKTEFEKKLGAFIKHQIETDSSEAYGDGFRAGNRAVERYGLRRTLDHIKRTGSFPY